Within the Aeromicrobium sp. Root236 genome, the region CTCGTGCCCACGGCCTCGCCCGCAGCGAGAGCGGCCGTGCCGCAGGACCGCTACGCCATGGCAGGCGGGTGCTACGCCCTGCAGTCCGCGACGACTGGCAAGTGGGTCGTGCGGGACGGCGGTGGCTACGGCGCCACGGGCACCTCCCTCACGGGCGCGCTGCCGTTCCACTTCCAGGCGACCGACCTCGGGACCTACCTGCTGTTCGGCCCCGACAAGACGTACCTCGGTGCGAGCACCCTGGCCCGGCCCAACCCGCACCTCAACCCCAGCACGATGTCCGACTGGACCGTGACCAGGACCGGCTCGACGTTCACGTTCACCCTGCCGGCGAAGAAGATCTCGCTCGGCCGCTCGTCGACCGGTGTGCTGGTCAACGGCACCGCCGCGCCGTTCAACCTCAGGCTGACGAGCGGTTGCGCGGCGTGGCCCGAGGTCGACGTCAACGTCACCGGCAACCCGTTCGCGGGCACGACGCCCTACCAGGAGGTGCGCGGCTACCTCGACGCGCACACGCACGGCATGGCGTTCGAGTTCCTCGGCGGCGACGTGCACTGCGGTCGTCCGTGGCACCCGTACGGCGTGGCGTACGCGCTCAAGGACTGCATCGACCACGAGCTCACCGGCGGCAGCGGCGCGGTGCTCGAGAACTTCCTCAAGGGCGGCACGATCGAGCCGCACGACACCGTCGGCTGGCCGACGTTCAAGGACTGGCCGGCACCGGACTCGCTGACCCACGAGGGCACCTACTACAAGTGGCTCGAGCGGTCGTGGCGCGGCGGCCAGCGCATCCTGGTCAACCTGCTGGTGGAGAACGACCAGCTGTGCCTGCTCTACCCGCTGAAGCGCAACTCGTGCAACGACATGGACTCGATCCGGTTGCAGGCCTCCGACATGCGCAAGCTCGAGCGCTACATCGACGCACAGAGCGGCGGCCCCGGCAAGGGCTGGTACCGCATCGTGACCGACCCGTTCCAGGCGCGCCAGGTCATCAACCAGGGCAAGCTCGCGGTCGTCATGGGCATCGAGACCAGCGCGCTGTTCGGCTGCTCGAGCAAGCTCGACGTGCCGCAGTGCACCTCAGCCTCGATCGACAAGCAGCTCGACGAGGTGCAGGCGCTCGGCGTGCGGCAGATGGAGCTCGTCAACAAGTTCGACAACGCGCTCGCCGGCGTGGCGGGCGACACCGGCACCGCCGCCCCTCTGATCAACGCCGCCAACTTCCTCGAGACCGGGTCGTTCTGGGACATGCGCAAGTGCCCCGACGGCAGTGATCCCGAAGTGCACGACAAGGACCAGCTCGCGCTGCCGTCCGTCGCGCCGCAGCAGGACGCGCTGTTCGGCGCGATCGCCGGGCTGGCGGTGCCGATCAAGCTGCCGCTGTACGCCTCGGGACCGCACTGCAACGCGCGCGGCCTCACGAACCTCGGTGACCACACGATCGAGGAGATGGCCAAGCGCAAGATGATCTTCGACCCCGACCACATGAGTGTCGTGGCCCGGAAGTCGTCGCTGGACCTCGCCGAGAAGCTGAAGTATCCCGGCGTCGTGTCCAGCCACTCGTGGGCGACCCCCGACGCGTACCCGCGCATCTACGAGCTCGGCGGTGTCGTGACGCCGTACGCGGGGGACAGCGCAGGCTTCGTCGAGAAGTGGCGCAAGCACCTGACCTGGGCGGACCCGCGCTACTACTTCGGCTTCGGCTACGGCGCGGACATCAACGGTCTCGGGGCGCAGGGCAACCCGCGCGGCGCGGATGCCCCCGACAAGGTGACCTACCCGTTCACCGGTCTCGGCGGCGTCACGATCGACAAGCAGGTCAGCGGCAAGCGGACGTACGACATCAACGTCGACGGCGTCGCGCACTACGGCCTCTATCCCGACTGGATCGAGGACCTGCGCAAGCAGGGTGGGCAGGAGATCGCCGACGACATGGCGCGAGGCGCTGAGGCGTACCTCGACATGTGGGAGCGTGCGGTCGGCGTGACGAACGATGCGTGCCGGGACTCCCGGGCCATCAAGGCCGAGAGCGTCATCAAGGGCATCCCGATCGGCACCACGGTGCAGAACGTGCTGCTCAAGGCCGGTCAGCCTCACACGCGGCTCGCGACGGCGTTCACCTACTGCGCACGCAACGCCGCCGGGACGCAGGTCACCCGCACCGTGACGTTCGGCCCGACGGGCAAGGTGACCAAGATCAGCTAGCCGGGAAGCATCGGCGCGGGTCGCGCGTTGCCCATGACGTGAGACTTTCCGTGCTGGACCTCGTCCCCGTACGCACCGACCAGTCGACCGGCGACGCGTTGGCCGCGACTGTGTCCCTGGCCCAGGTCGCCGACAGGCTCGGCTTCACCCGGTTCTGGGTCGCCGAGCACCACAACATGCCGGCCGTCGCCGCGACGTCGCCGCCGGTGCTGATCGCGATGCTCGGCGCGCAGACCACCTCGATCCGGCTCGGCTCGGGCGGCGTCATGCTGCCCAACCATGCACCGTTGGCGGTCGCCGAGCAGTTCGCCCTGCTCGAGGCCGCGACGCCGGGCCGCATCGACCTCGGCATCGGGCGCGCCCCGGGCTCCGACCCGGTCACCTCGATGGCGCTGCGCGGGGCCGCCGGTCGTGACGACACGGACATCGAGAACTTCCCGCAGTACCTCGACGACGTCGTGGCGCTCATGGGCGCCGAGGGCGTACGTGTGGCGGTGCCCCGCCAGAACTACGTCCTCAAGGCGACGCCGGCGGCGTCGACGGAGCCGCGCATGTGGCTGCTGGGATCGTCGATGTACTCGGCGCACCTCGCCGCGGCGAAGGGCCTGCCGTACGTCTTCGCGCACCACTTCTCGGGCCAGGGCACAGCCGAGGCGCTTGACGTCTATCGCTCAGAGTTCCAGCCCAGCGACCTGGCCTCGGAGCCGGTCACGTTCCTGACGGTCAACGCGTCGGTCGCGACGACCGAGGAGGAGGCCGCGGCGCTGATGCTGCCCAACCTGCACATGATGGCCCGCCTGCGCACGGGGCAGCCGCTGACGGCGCTCGACCTGGTCGAGGACGCCCAGGCGCTGGAGCTGCACCCGCAGGCGGCCGCGATCGTCGACTCCGCCCTGGCGCGAGCCGTGGTCGGGACGCCGGAGCAGGCCGCGACGCAGGTCCGCGAGCTCGCCGCGCAGTTCGGCGTCGACGAGGTCATGGTCAACCCCGTCGCGTCGGCCCGGCGTGGCACGG harbors:
- a CDS encoding LLM class flavin-dependent oxidoreductase, giving the protein MLDLVPVRTDQSTGDALAATVSLAQVADRLGFTRFWVAEHHNMPAVAATSPPVLIAMLGAQTTSIRLGSGGVMLPNHAPLAVAEQFALLEAATPGRIDLGIGRAPGSDPVTSMALRGAAGRDDTDIENFPQYLDDVVALMGAEGVRVAVPRQNYVLKATPAASTEPRMWLLGSSMYSAHLAAAKGLPYVFAHHFSGQGTAEALDVYRSEFQPSDLASEPVTFLTVNASVATTEEEAAALMLPNLHMMARLRTGQPLTALDLVEDAQALELHPQAAAIVDSALARAVVGTPEQAATQVRELAAQFGVDEVMVNPVASARRGTDPRTAPGREQTLELLAKELL